One window of the Sporichthyaceae bacterium genome contains the following:
- a CDS encoding class F sortase — translation MTPETHPAGRRRPGWVHGLLTAGLLSVGTAGVLSLPLAFPQPRLVAMRDIASSSGSAAPVLAPVNLAGPAPTALALPFGDGITASIDPVGVWPEGDLAIPDDPNRLGWWAGSAAPAAGTGTVVIDGHVDSERYGEGFFVNLRRLQPGDTVALTDAAGTHTEWAVTEVGEYPSANLADTGVFAQQATPRLALITCGGVFDRATHRYLYNLVVYAVPAPGPGVD, via the coding sequence CCGACGCCGGCCCGGGTGGGTACACGGGTTGCTGACGGCCGGGCTGCTCAGCGTCGGCACGGCCGGCGTGCTGTCCCTGCCGCTGGCCTTCCCCCAGCCGCGGCTGGTGGCTATGCGCGACATCGCCTCGTCCAGCGGCTCCGCGGCGCCGGTGCTCGCACCGGTGAATCTGGCCGGTCCCGCACCGACCGCACTTGCGCTGCCGTTCGGCGACGGCATCACCGCATCGATCGATCCGGTCGGCGTCTGGCCAGAGGGTGACCTGGCCATTCCGGACGACCCGAACCGGTTGGGCTGGTGGGCCGGCAGTGCCGCGCCCGCGGCCGGGACCGGCACGGTGGTTATCGACGGCCACGTCGACTCCGAGCGCTACGGCGAGGGCTTCTTCGTGAACCTGCGCCGGCTGCAACCGGGAGACACCGTCGCGCTCACCGACGCGGCCGGCACCCACACCGAATGGGCGGTGACCGAGGTGGGGGAGTACCCCTCGGCCAATCTCGCCGACACCGGTGTGTTCGCCCAACAGGCCACGCCCAGGTTGGCCCTCATCACCTGCGGCGGTGTGTTCGACCGCGCTACGCACCGCTACCTGTACAACCTGGTGGTGTACGCGGTGCCCGCGCCCGGGCCCGGCGTCGACTGA